A portion of the Stegostoma tigrinum isolate sSteTig4 chromosome 46, sSteTig4.hap1, whole genome shotgun sequence genome contains these proteins:
- the LOC125449566 gene encoding uncharacterized protein LOC125449566, translated as MFSCLEEDWQTHALPCVCCSCILIAAAQVIFFSCEMEYPIIYEVERIYFPILAIIAIPVNIVAIVILARGKCGLSECITCYLLAMAAADLAVTMTDVVMHRLNHMYFPVSFLLLTPVCSLRHALYNVSIDCSVWFTVAFTFDRCAAICYSNFKQKYCRRRTVTVILSVIFVGSCLRSIPIFFLYQPVIVIDNIPWYCTGRPNYATSIFWKAYECIESIVNPLLPICMILVFNALTIRHIIATSKVRKALRSTSKNHNDPEMENRRNSMILLFALSANFILLWMTTVVHSMTWQLVNCQYQSKYFDGPVYIVQQVGVMLQLLSSSTNTCIYGITQKKFRAELKHGLKFVFTLNGKCFMN; from the exons ATGTTCAGCTGCTTGGAAGAGGACTGGCAGACGCATGCGTTACCATGTGTTTGCTGCTCATG CATCTTAATCGCAGCAGCGCAAGTTattttcttctcctgtgaaatggAATATCCAATAATTTATGAAGTGGAACGCATTTACTTCCCAATTCTTGCAATCATTGCCATACCAG TTAACATTGTGGCAATCGTGATCCTAGCTCGAGGGAAGTGTGGTCTCTCTGAATGCATCACTTGTTACCTGTTAGCCATGGCAGCAGCTGATCTCGCTGTGACGATGACTGATGTGGTTATGCATCGTTTAAATCACATGTATTTTCCGGTTTCCTTCTTGCTTCTGACCCCTGTTTGTTCTCTCAGACATGCTCTGTACAATGTGTCAATTGATTGTTCAGTATGGTTTACCGTTGCTTTTACATTTGATCGATGTGCAGCTATTTGTTATTCAAATTTTAAGCAAAAATACTGTAGGAGGAGAACAGTAACTGTGATTCTATCAGTCATTTTTGTGGGAAGTTGTTTGCGAAGCATTCCTATTTTCTTTTTATACCAGCCTGTGATTGTCATCGACAATATTCCATGGTACTGCACTGGAAGACCAAATTACGCTACTTCcattttctggaaggcatatgaATGCATTGAAAGCATTGTAAACCCTTTATTACCGATTTGTATGATATTGGTCTTTAATGCATTAACCATTAGGCATATCATTGCAACAAGTAAAGTGCGCAAGGCACTCCGAAGCACAAGCAAGAATCACAATGATCCAGAGATGGAGAACCGgagaaattccatgattttgttgTTTGCTCTATCAGCTAACTTCATACTGTTATGGATGACAACCGTTGTGCATTCAATGACATGGCAACTGGTTAACTGTCAATATCAAAGCAAATATTTTGATGGACCCGTTTACATTGTTCAGCAGGTTGGTGTAATGCTGCAACTTCTCagttcatcaacaaacacatgcaTTTATGGAATAACACAAAAGAAATTCAGAGCAGAGCTGAAGCACGGGTTAAAATTTGTATTTACACTAAATGGCAAATGCTTTATGAACTGA